The proteins below are encoded in one region of Lagenorhynchus albirostris chromosome 7, mLagAlb1.1, whole genome shotgun sequence:
- the CDKN2B gene encoding cyclin-dependent kinase 4 inhibitor B, which translates to MLSGGGGDAALSNAAARGQVEAVRQLLEAGADPNRLNRFGRRPIQVMMMGSARVAELLLLHGADPNCADPATLTRPVHDAAREGFLDTLVALHRAGARLDVRDAWGRLPVDLAEERGHRDVARYLRAAEGD; encoded by the exons ATGCTCAGTGGTGGCGGCGGTGATGCGGCCCTTTCCAACGCCGCGGCGCGGGGGCAAGTGGAGGCCGTGCGGCAGCTCCTGGAAGCCGGTGCTGATCCCAACAGACTCAACCGCTTCGGGAGGCGCCCGATCCAG GTCATGATGATGGGCAGCGCCCGCGTGGCCGAGCTGCTGCTGCTCCACGGTGCGGACCCCAACTGCGCAGACCCCGCCACCCTCACCCGACCCGTGCACGACGCCGCCCGGGAGGGCTTCCTGGACACGTTGGTGGCGCTGCACCGAGCCGGGGCGCGGTTGGACGTGCGCGACGCTTGGGGCCGCCTGCCCGTGGACCTGGCTGAGGAGCGGGGCCACCGCGACGTCGCCCGCTACCTGCGCGCGGCCGAGGGAGACTGA